One window of the Pelobates fuscus isolate aPelFus1 chromosome 12, aPelFus1.pri, whole genome shotgun sequence genome contains the following:
- the LOC134578729 gene encoding keratin-associated protein 10-11 isoform X3 encodes MSLSLSLSVTLLSRPCLSLCSPVPVCHSTLVSLSLSLSVTLLSCHCHCPCLSLCSCVTVCHSTLMSLSLSLSVTLLSCHCLSLYSHVTVIVPACHSSLPSLSVTLLSCPCLSLYSRVTVIVPVCHSALLSLSVTLLSCHCHCPCLSLCSPVPVCHSALLSLSVTLLSCHCHCPCLSLCSRVTVCHSTLMSLSLSLSVTLLSCHCLSLYSHVTVIVPACHSALLSLSVTLCHCPCLSLCSPVPVCYSALLSLSVTLLSCHCHCPCLSLCSRVTVCHSTLVSLSLSLSVTLLLCHCHCPCLSLCSPVPVCYSALLSLSVTLLSCHCHCPCLSLCSRVTVIVPVCHSALPSLSVTLLSRPCLSLCSPVTITVPLVFWFKQGTMILLGLNDVFAPGFVTLSSRRLEIAI; translated from the exons ATGTCACTGTCATTGTCCCTGTCTGTCACTCTTCTCTCCCGTCCCTGTCTGTCACTCTGCTCTCCTGTCCCTGTCTGTCACTCTACTCTCGTGTCACTGTCATTGTCCCTGTCTGTCACTCTACTCTCATGTCACTGTCATTGTCCCTGTCTGTCACTCTGCTCTTGTGTCACTGTCTGTCACTCTACTCTCATGTCACTGTCATTGTCCCTGTCTGTCACTCTGCTCTCGTGTCACTGTCTGTCACTCTACTCTCATGTCACTGTCATTGTCCCTGCCTGTCACTCTTCTCTCCCGTCCCTGTCTGTCACTCTGCTCTCCTGTCCCTGTCTGTCACTCTACTCTCGTGTCACTGTCATTGTCCCTGTCTGTCACTCTGCTCTCCTGTCCCTGTCTGTCACTCTACTCTCATGTCACTGTCATtgtccctgtctgtctctctgctcTCCAGTCCCTGTCTGTCACTCTGCTCTCCTGTCCCTGTCTGTCACTCTACTCTCGTGTCACTGTCATTGTCCCTGTCTGTCACTCTGCTCTCGTGTCACTGTCTGTCACTCTACTCTCATGTCACTGTCATTGTCCCTGTCTGTCACTCTGCTCTCGTGTCACTGTCTGTCACTCTACTCTCATGTCACTGTCATTGTCCCTGCCTGTCACTCTGCTCTCCTGTCCCTGTCTGTCACTCTA TGTCATTGTCCCTGTCTGTCACTCTGCTCTCCCGTCCCTGTCTGTTACTCTGCTCTCCTGTCCCTGTCTGTCACTCTACTCTCGTGTCACTGTCATTGTCCCTGTCTGTCACTCTGCTCTCGTGTCACTGTCTGTCACTCTACTCTCGTGTCACTGTCATTGTCCCTGTCTGTCACTCTGCTCTTGTGTCACTGTCATTGTCCCTGTCTGTCACTCTGCTCTCCCGTCCCTGTCTGTTACTCTGCTCTCCTGTCCCTGTCTGTCACTCTACTCTCGTGTCACTGTCATTGTCCCTGTCTGTCACTCTGCTCTCGTGTCACTGTCATTGTCCCTGTCTGTCACTCTGCTCTCCCGTCCCTGT CTGTCACTCTTCTCTCCCGTCCCTGTCTGTCACTCTGCTCTCCTGTCACTATCACGGTTCCCCTTGTGTTCTGGTTTAAGCAAGGCACAATGATTCTCTTGGGTTTAAATGATGTATTTGCCCCTGGATTTGTCACTTTGTCCTCCAGGCGGCTGGAAATTGCAATATAA